The following are from one region of the Ischnura elegans chromosome X, ioIscEleg1.1, whole genome shotgun sequence genome:
- the LOC124170616 gene encoding uncharacterized protein LOC124170616 isoform X2 translates to MLVIRSLLVSIGMYKYIGQDDIASISKSSNTNVPVRMSPINMKQDHKVKRIFKFCNPPEDIALGSEGQVDDSLSLEGVVMVMRHGSRGPLSHVRNLSSVHCTPLPPGGPADTLYRSYVSFVRSYLVGEKTTHPSQSPPDPVGWIGRPPPLRREIPLDRLLGSFFGAPSNLASLPLLPPTNCQLGQLTGVGVAQMAKTGLILREVYAARLGFTVAASEGNPIISGTYPSQDATEDENIPSSVNHLSFQVRKESPASAFAKSDFSRPNLKDDSQDSSPPTPPSPNSIDGGPLVLVYSTRHRRTLQSALAFLHAFLPPSILLSSSPLVLFRDSHSVSFCTGEDCSCAAAEKLLPPNDQDERLEEEERLASHPAVARLVKTAAATILEVPGAAASPSALTVHDALLAFVCHGAPLPCHISSHHVNAVDGGSCLHPRDLSGLSAYLEWEGKVRSRRKPGMTRALLLRAYGIVRAIVGHILRLMSQRRSAHEDDLKRSGGTPRFVLYSGHDTTLRMLGAAFGVPPEGAPPQYASRFIIEVYRKKLQFATTKSSNADKPANMAKSDDKDSPSLGSTLVNLKAAGKMYLKQIRHAPSVASLLNELKSPHSHLNGSKRGASFNKPMHHRDPLSPASSQPTAAQYYFRLVYNGKDMTNQVPFCKESFSSGNKNYFPASGVGDGTSPFVRKAERQKQSIGYLCPIEAIVRFLHDNYFSAFNATNFKDSCLMHS, encoded by the exons GGCAAGTTGATGACTCATTGTCTTTGGAGGGTGTTGTCATGGTGATGAGGCATGGCAGTCGTGGACCACTCTCCCATGTGCGCAACCTCTCCTCTGTCCACTGTACGCCGCTGCCTCCTGGTGGGCCTGCCGACACCCTCTACCGTTCTTATGTGTCATTTGTGAGAAGCTATTTGGTGGGCGAGAAGACTACCCACCCCTCCCAGTCCCCCCCTGATCCAGTGGGGTGGATCGGGAGGCCCCCACCCCTGCGACGTGAGATCCCTTTGGACCGCCTTTTGGGCAGTTTCTTTGGGGCACCTTCCAACCTGGCCTCCTTACCCCTCCTGCCCCCGACCAACTGCCAGCTGGGACAATTGACTGGGGTGGGTGTTGCACAGATGGCCAAGACTGGGCTCATACTGAGGGAAGTGTATGCAGCAAGGCTAGGGTTCACGGTTGCTGCTTCAGAGGGCAATCCTATTATATCCGGAACATATCCATCGCAAGATGCAACTGAAGATGAGAATATACCCTCATCAGTCAATCACCTCTCTTTCCAAGTCAGGAAAGAATCACCTGCGTCTGCATTTGCTAAAAGTGACTTCTCACGGCCTAATCTCAAAGATGACTCTCAGGATTcttctcccccaacccctccttccccaaaTTCCATTGATGGTGGACCCCTTGTACTTGTCTACAGCACCAGGCACAGACGTACCCTTCAGAGTGCCCTCGCATTCCTGCATGCATTTCTCCCCCCATCAATCCTTTTGTCCTCCAGCCCTCTGGTTTTGTTCCGAGACAGTCATAGTGTGTCATTCTGTACTGGAGAGGATTGTTCATGTGCTGCAGCTGAGAAACTTCTTCCCCCTAATGACCAG GATGAAAGGCTAGAGGAAGAGGAGCGTTTGGCATCTCATCCTGCTGTTGCTAGGCTGGTTAAAACTGCAGCAGCTACAATTCTTGAGGTTCCAGGAGCAGCTGCTTCGCCATCAGCACTCACGGTGCATGATGCCCTCTTGGCATTTGTTTGTCACGGTGCTCCTCTGCCTTGTCACATATCTTCACATCATGTTAATGCTG TTGATGGGGGTTCATGCTTACATCCCAGGGATCTATCTGGTTTATCTGCATATCTTGAGTGGGAAGGTAAAGTACGGAGCCGGCGGAAACCTGGAATGACAAGAGCTCTACTTCTTCGAGCATATGGAATTGTTCGAGCTATTGTGGGGCACATTCTCCGGTTAATGTCCCAAAG GCGCAGCGCCCATGAAGACGACTTGAAGAGAAGTGGTGGCACTCCCAGATTTGTCCTCTACTCAGGccatgacactaccctgaggatgCTGGGAGCAGCATTTGGTGTGCCCCCAGAAGGAGCACCACCCCAATATGCCTCAAGGTTCATCATTGAGGTTTATCGCAAGAAGCTTCAGTTTGCCACCACGAAGAGCTCCAATGCAGATAAGCCTGCGAACATGGCAAAGAGTGACGACAAAGATTCACCGAGCCTGGGCTCAACCCTGGTGAATTTGAAGGCAGCTGGTAAAATGTATTTGAAGCAGATTCGTCATGCTCCTTCTGTGGCATCTCTTCTCAACGAACTGAAAAGCCCTCATTCACATCTGAATGGATCTAAAAGAGGTGCATCCTTTAATAAGCCCATGCATCACAGAGATCCTTTATCACCAGCCTCATCTCAGCCAACTGCTGCGCAATATTATTTTAGATTAGTATACAATGGTAAGGACATGACAAATCAAGTTCCATTTTGTAAAGAAAGTTTCTCATCtgggaacaagaattattttcctGCATCTGGAGTTGGCGACGGAACTTCTCCATTTGTCCGGAAGGCTGAGAGGCAAAAGCAGTCAATTGGGTACCTATGTCCAATCGAAGCTATTGTTAGATTCCTTCATGATAACTATTTTTCTGCTTTCAATGCAACCAACTTCAAGGACTCTTGTCTGATGCACTCATAA